A part of Mycolicibacterium sp. TUM20985 genomic DNA contains:
- the rseA gene encoding anti-sigma E factor RseA: protein MPDPGDVFRRAFSWLPAHFASQSDHPVGPRQFGSTEHLSTEAIAAFVDGELRMTAHLRAAHHMSQCPQCSAEVDAQGQARTALRDSCPVVIPTSLLGALSDIPHRAPSDPAVPEVAPQLAADAPRSRRKRR from the coding sequence ATGCCCGATCCGGGAGACGTGTTCCGTCGTGCGTTCTCTTGGCTACCCGCTCATTTCGCCTCACAGAGTGACCACCCCGTCGGCCCTCGCCAGTTCGGGTCCACCGAGCACCTCTCCACGGAGGCCATCGCCGCGTTCGTCGACGGTGAGCTGCGGATGACCGCCCACCTGAGGGCGGCGCACCACATGTCGCAGTGTCCGCAGTGCTCCGCCGAGGTCGACGCCCAGGGGCAAGCGCGCACGGCGTTGCGCGACTCCTGCCCGGTCGTCATCCCGACCTCGTTGCTCGGGGCATTGTCCGACATTCCGCACCGGGCGCCATCGGACCCGGCGGTACCCGAGGTGGCACCCCAGCTCGCCGCTGACGCGCCGCGCTCCCGACGCAAACGCCGGTAG
- the htrA gene encoding serine protease HtrA codes for MEPKPVSRPPVDPAQTRAFGRPSGVTGSFLGAEEHRDQGEYTPRDQAPDTVLADAFGRPDGISDTLQRHPADAGALQAERGRDLPDEPEDPWRDPAATPSLGVPAQPKPAPVAASTVPMGKLGVRDVLFGGRVSWIALGVIMIVALVIGGLGGVIGNKTAEIVPAFTTSKVTLQTDGSAEESTSRFAEVASAVADSVVTIEATSKGEGSQGSGVVVDGRGYIVTNNHVISDAAKNPADYQISVVFNDGHEVPANLVGRDQKTDLAVLKVDNVDNLVVARFGDSEKLRVGEEVIAAGAPLGLRSTVTHGIISALHRPVPLSGDGSDTDTVIDGVQTDASINHGNSGGPLINMNSEIIGINTAGKSLSDSASGLGFAIPVNEVKEVVEGLIKNGKMSHPTLGLNAVSVSNDVASGALIKNVVAGGPADRAGVKENDVVVKVGTRSVADADEMVVAVRQLKIGQDAPIEVIRDGRPVTLTVNPGSDNPAA; via the coding sequence ATGGAACCGAAGCCCGTATCTCGCCCTCCCGTCGATCCCGCGCAGACCCGGGCGTTCGGCCGGCCCAGCGGTGTCACGGGCTCATTCCTCGGCGCCGAAGAGCACCGCGACCAAGGCGAGTACACGCCTAGAGACCAGGCGCCCGATACGGTCCTCGCCGACGCCTTCGGCCGTCCCGACGGGATCTCGGACACCCTTCAGCGTCATCCGGCCGACGCGGGCGCCCTGCAGGCCGAACGCGGCCGCGACCTGCCCGACGAACCCGAAGACCCGTGGCGCGACCCCGCGGCCACTCCCTCGCTCGGGGTGCCTGCGCAGCCCAAGCCCGCACCCGTTGCGGCCAGCACCGTCCCGATGGGCAAGCTCGGGGTTCGCGACGTCCTGTTCGGCGGCCGCGTCTCGTGGATCGCGTTGGGCGTCATCATGATCGTGGCCCTGGTCATCGGTGGTCTCGGCGGCGTGATCGGCAACAAGACGGCCGAGATCGTCCCCGCCTTCACCACGTCCAAGGTGACATTGCAGACCGACGGCAGCGCCGAGGAGTCGACCAGCCGGTTCGCCGAGGTGGCGTCCGCGGTCGCCGACTCGGTCGTCACGATCGAGGCCACCAGCAAGGGTGAGGGATCCCAGGGGTCCGGCGTCGTCGTCGACGGTCGCGGCTACATCGTGACCAACAACCACGTCATCTCCGACGCCGCGAAGAACCCCGCCGACTACCAGATCTCGGTGGTGTTCAACGACGGCCACGAGGTCCCGGCCAACCTGGTGGGGCGCGATCAGAAGACCGACCTCGCGGTCCTCAAGGTCGACAACGTCGACAACCTGGTCGTCGCGCGGTTCGGTGACTCCGAGAAGCTCCGGGTGGGTGAAGAGGTGATCGCCGCGGGCGCCCCGCTGGGTCTGCGCAGCACCGTCACCCACGGCATCATCAGCGCCCTGCACCGCCCCGTCCCCCTGTCGGGCGACGGTTCGGACACCGACACCGTGATCGACGGTGTGCAGACCGACGCGTCGATCAACCATGGCAACTCCGGTGGCCCGCTGATCAACATGAACTCAGAGATCATCGGCATCAACACCGCTGGAAAGTCATTGTCCGACAGCGCAAGTGGTCTCGGCTTCGCCATTCCGGTCAACGAAGTCAAGGAAGTCGTCGAGGGGCTGATCAAGAACGGCAAGATGTCGCACCCGACGCTCGGCCTGAACGCGGTATCGGTGAGCAACGACGTGGCCTCCGGTGCCCTCATCAAGAACGTCGTCGCGGGTGGCCCCGCAGACCGGGCGGGCGTCAAGGAGAACGACGTCGTCGTCAAGGTCGGTACTCGGTCGGTGGCCGACGCCGATGAGATGGTCGTCGCCGTGCGCCAGCTGAAGATCGGTCAGGATGCGCCGATCGAGGTAATCCGCGACGGACGACCCGTCACGCTGACGGTCAACCCCGGCTCCGACAACCCTGCCGCCTGA
- a CDS encoding ABC transporter ATP-binding protein, translating into MTTNHGGTPAIEVHGLTKDFGSVRALDGLDLTVTEGEVHGFLGPNGAGKSTTIRVLLGLVRADAGTVRLLGGDPWADAVALHRQIAYVPGDVTLWPSLTGGETIDLLGRMRGGIDEKRRAQLIERFDLDPAKKTRTYSKGNRQKVSLVSAFASHARLLLLDEPSSGLDPLMENVFQQCVTEARERGATVLLSSHILAETEALCQRVTIIRAGRTVESGTLESMRHLSRTSIKAEMIGDPGDLTRIRGVADVSLEGHTLRAQVDGESLGEVIKALGDAGVRSLVSQPPTLEDLFLRHYDVGEPTARVTA; encoded by the coding sequence ATGACGACCAATCACGGAGGTACACCAGCGATCGAAGTCCACGGCCTGACCAAGGACTTCGGCTCGGTGCGGGCACTCGACGGGTTGGATTTGACGGTGACCGAGGGCGAGGTGCACGGCTTCCTGGGCCCCAACGGAGCGGGCAAGTCGACGACCATCCGCGTCCTGCTCGGACTGGTGCGCGCAGATGCCGGTACCGTCCGGCTGCTCGGCGGCGACCCGTGGGCCGACGCCGTCGCACTGCACCGCCAGATCGCCTACGTACCTGGCGATGTCACCCTGTGGCCGTCGCTCACCGGCGGTGAGACCATCGACCTGTTGGGCCGCATGCGAGGTGGTATCGACGAGAAGCGCCGGGCGCAATTGATCGAGCGGTTCGACCTCGACCCGGCGAAGAAGACCCGTACCTACTCGAAGGGCAACCGCCAGAAGGTCTCCCTCGTCTCGGCATTCGCCTCACATGCCAGGTTGTTGCTGCTCGACGAGCCAAGTAGTGGCCTGGACCCGTTGATGGAGAACGTCTTCCAGCAGTGCGTCACCGAGGCCCGCGAGCGTGGCGCCACGGTGCTGCTGTCAAGTCACATCCTGGCCGAGACGGAGGCGCTGTGCCAGCGGGTGACCATCATCCGCGCGGGTCGGACCGTCGAGAGCGGAACGCTGGAGTCCATGCGCCATCTGTCCCGCACGTCGATCAAGGCCGAGATGATCGGCGATCCAGGCGATCTCACCAGGATCCGGGGTGTCGCGGACGTCAGCCTCGAGGGCCATACCCTGCGTGCGCAGGTCGACGGCGAGAGCCTGGGCGAGGTCATCAAGGCACTCGGCGACGCCGGTGTCCGAAGTCTGGTCAGCCAACCGCCCACCCTGGAGGACCTGTTCCTCCGCCACTACGACGTCGGCGAACCCACTGCGCGGGTGACGGCATGA
- the tatB gene encoding Sec-independent protein translocase protein TatB, which yields MFGNVGWGEMLVLVVAGLVILGPERLPGAIRWTTSTLRQVREYLSGATSQLRQDLGPEFEDLRQPLSELQKLRGMTPRAALTKHLLDGDDSFLTGNFDKPVKPVSGNQPQPQPPTPAVEPRTPGVTPFDSDAT from the coding sequence ATGTTCGGCAACGTCGGCTGGGGCGAGATGCTGGTGCTCGTCGTCGCCGGCCTGGTCATCCTCGGCCCCGAGCGGCTTCCCGGCGCCATCCGGTGGACGACCAGCACGTTGCGTCAGGTCCGGGAGTACCTCAGCGGCGCGACCAGCCAACTGCGCCAGGATCTGGGGCCAGAGTTCGAGGACCTACGGCAACCGCTGAGCGAACTGCAGAAGCTGCGCGGCATGACGCCCCGCGCCGCTCTGACGAAGCATCTGCTCGACGGTGACGACTCGTTCCTGACCGGGAACTTCGACAAGCCGGTCAAGCCGGTATCGGGCAACCAGCCGCAACCCCAGCCGCCGACGCCTGCGGTCGAGCCGCGTACGCCAGGGGTCACCCCGTTCGACAGCGACGCGACCTAA
- a CDS encoding methyltransferase family protein, translated as MKLIGQTLVSMVFGVLFFGVALFLPAWTFDYWQAWVFIAVFTLATIIPTTYLALKHPDALQRRLKAGPTAETRPVQRIVMAATGLAVAGLLVLSALDHRYGWSSVPLSVVILGDVMVGVGLLLSQFVVIQNAYAAATITVEAGQELVTTGLYGVVRHPMYVGALIMMLGTPLALGSLWGFVVLVPAFGALAARIVDEEKMLTAELAGYDQYTRRVRYRLVPGVW; from the coding sequence ATGAAGCTCATCGGTCAAACCCTCGTGTCGATGGTGTTCGGAGTCCTCTTCTTTGGCGTCGCGCTGTTCCTGCCAGCCTGGACCTTCGACTACTGGCAGGCGTGGGTCTTCATCGCGGTGTTCACGCTGGCGACGATCATCCCGACCACCTACCTCGCTCTGAAGCATCCGGATGCGCTGCAACGCCGGTTGAAGGCGGGCCCGACGGCGGAGACCCGCCCGGTGCAACGCATCGTGATGGCGGCGACCGGTCTGGCGGTCGCCGGCCTGCTGGTGCTCAGCGCCCTCGACCATCGCTACGGCTGGTCGTCGGTGCCCCTGTCGGTCGTCATCCTGGGCGACGTGATGGTCGGTGTCGGCCTGCTCCTGTCGCAGTTCGTCGTCATCCAGAACGCCTATGCCGCCGCCACCATCACCGTCGAGGCGGGCCAAGAGCTGGTCACGACCGGGTTGTACGGCGTCGTGCGCCACCCGATGTACGTCGGCGCCCTGATCATGATGCTCGGCACGCCGTTGGCGCTGGGCTCCCTGTGGGGCTTCGTCGTGCTGGTGCCGGCGTTCGGCGCGTTGGCGGCCAGGATCGTCGACGAGGAGAAGATGCTGACCGCAGAGCTGGCCGGCTACGACCAGTACACCCGCCGGGTGCGCTACCGATTGGTGCCTGGCGTCTGGTGA
- a CDS encoding O-methyltransferase: MASSDDSGSPDSRPSRAEALVAHAENSISEDALTAAARERADDSGAGAVTPAVGAMLSVLAKVARAKAVVEVGTGVGVSGLWLLSGMRDDGVLTTIDVEPEHQRLAKQAFTEAGIGPSRTRLISGRAQDVLTRLADESYDLVFIDADPADQPQFVAEGVRLLRSGGAIVIHRAALGGRAGDASAGDRDVVAVREAARIIAEDERLTPVLIPLGDGLLAAARD; this comes from the coding sequence ATGGCCAGCAGTGACGATTCCGGCAGCCCGGATTCCCGGCCAAGCCGCGCGGAGGCGCTCGTCGCCCACGCCGAGAACTCGATCTCCGAGGATGCGCTGACTGCTGCCGCCAGGGAACGTGCGGACGACAGCGGCGCCGGGGCCGTGACCCCTGCCGTGGGCGCGATGCTGAGCGTGTTGGCGAAGGTCGCGCGCGCCAAGGCCGTCGTCGAGGTCGGCACCGGCGTGGGCGTCAGCGGGCTGTGGTTGCTGTCGGGTATGCGCGACGACGGGGTGTTGACCACGATCGACGTCGAACCCGAGCATCAGCGGCTGGCCAAACAGGCGTTCACCGAGGCGGGTATCGGCCCCTCCCGCACCCGCCTGATCAGCGGGCGAGCTCAGGACGTGCTGACGCGGCTCGCAGACGAGTCCTACGACCTCGTCTTCATCGACGCCGACCCGGCCGACCAGCCGCAGTTCGTTGCCGAAGGGGTGCGTCTGCTTCGCTCCGGTGGTGCGATCGTGATTCATCGCGCCGCCCTGGGTGGCCGGGCCGGTGATGCAAGCGCCGGCGACCGGGACGTCGTCGCGGTCCGCGAGGCCGCTCGAATCATTGCCGAGGACGAACGGCTGACACCGGTTCTGATACCGCTTGGCGACGGCTTGCTGGCCGCTGCCCGCGACTGA
- a CDS encoding TetR/AcrR family transcriptional regulator, whose translation MRSVDDLTATARIRDAAIQQFGEHGFEVGLRGIAKAAGVSPALVIHHFGSKDGLRLACDEFVAESIRSAKSETITSSDPTSWFAQMAEIESFAPAMAYLVRSMLSGGELANTLWHNMIDNTEQYIEEGVRAGTVKASRDPGGRAKFLALTGGGGFLLYLQMHDTPTDIRAVLHDYAQEMVLPALELYTHGLMTDSTMYDAFTAQRAHDIPIATSTEE comes from the coding sequence ATGCGTTCAGTCGATGACCTGACGGCCACCGCCCGCATTCGCGACGCCGCGATCCAGCAGTTCGGTGAGCACGGGTTCGAGGTCGGCCTGCGCGGCATCGCCAAGGCCGCCGGTGTGAGCCCCGCGCTGGTGATCCACCACTTCGGCTCGAAGGATGGCCTGCGCCTGGCCTGCGACGAGTTCGTGGCCGAGTCGATCCGCTCCGCCAAGAGCGAGACCATCACGTCATCGGATCCCACCTCGTGGTTCGCCCAAATGGCGGAGATCGAGTCGTTCGCCCCGGCGATGGCCTACCTGGTCCGCAGCATGCTGTCCGGTGGCGAACTCGCAAACACTCTGTGGCACAACATGATCGACAACACAGAGCAGTACATCGAGGAGGGGGTGCGGGCTGGCACCGTCAAGGCCAGCCGGGATCCCGGGGGTAGGGCGAAGTTCCTGGCGTTGACCGGCGGCGGCGGGTTCCTGCTGTACCTGCAGATGCACGACACACCCACCGACATCCGGGCCGTATTGCACGACTACGCCCAGGAGATGGTGCTTCCCGCCCTCGAGCTCTACACCCACGGCCTGATGACCGATTCGACGATGTACGACGCGTTCACGGCGCAACGGGCTCACGACATCCCCATCGCTACGTCCACGGAGGAGTGA
- a CDS encoding Mrp/NBP35 family ATP-binding protein: protein MSTDAEALEAAVRSALSKVIDPELRRPITEIGMVKDVSIDPADSAVHVEIYLTTSACPKKTEISDRVKQAVVDVPGTGAVKVTLDVMNDEQRTALRTLLRGDSREPVIPFAQPGSLTRVYAVASGKGGVGKSSVTVNLAAALAARGLSVGVLDADIYGHSVPRMMGTTDRPTQVDSMILPPIAHEVKVISIAMFTQGNTPVVWRGPMLHRALQQFLADVYWGDLDVLLLDLPPGTGDIAISVSQLIPGAEILVVTTPQLAAAEVAERAGAIALQTRQRIVGVVENMAGLTLPDGTVMNLFGEGGGKQVAESLTRLMGADVPLLGQVPLDPALVAAGDSGVPLVLSAPDSVAAKELRSIADALTTRKRSLAGMSLGLNPVGR from the coding sequence ATGTCCACTGATGCTGAGGCCCTGGAAGCGGCCGTTCGATCGGCGCTGTCCAAGGTCATCGACCCCGAACTGCGCCGCCCGATCACCGAGATCGGCATGGTCAAGGACGTCTCGATCGACCCCGCCGACAGCGCCGTCCATGTCGAGATCTACCTGACCACGTCGGCGTGCCCGAAGAAGACCGAGATCTCCGATCGCGTCAAGCAGGCCGTCGTCGACGTACCGGGGACCGGTGCCGTCAAGGTCACCCTCGACGTGATGAACGACGAGCAGCGCACCGCGTTGCGCACGCTGTTGCGTGGCGATTCGCGTGAGCCGGTCATCCCCTTCGCCCAGCCCGGCTCCCTGACCAGGGTGTACGCGGTGGCGTCCGGCAAGGGCGGCGTCGGCAAGTCCAGTGTCACGGTCAATCTCGCGGCGGCGTTGGCCGCGCGCGGCCTCTCGGTCGGCGTCCTGGATGCCGACATCTACGGGCACTCGGTGCCCCGCATGATGGGCACCACGGACCGGCCCACCCAGGTCGACTCGATGATCTTGCCGCCCATCGCCCACGAGGTGAAGGTCATCTCGATCGCGATGTTCACCCAGGGCAATACCCCCGTGGTGTGGCGCGGACCCATGCTGCACCGGGCGCTGCAGCAGTTCCTGGCCGACGTGTACTGGGGTGACCTCGACGTGCTGTTGCTCGACCTCCCGCCGGGTACCGGTGACATCGCCATCTCAGTGTCCCAGCTCATTCCCGGCGCCGAGATCTTGGTGGTGACGACACCGCAGTTGGCCGCCGCCGAGGTTGCCGAGCGCGCCGGCGCCATCGCCCTGCAGACCCGCCAGCGCATCGTCGGCGTGGTCGAGAACATGGCCGGTCTGACGCTTCCCGACGGCACCGTGATGAACCTGTTCGGGGAGGGCGGCGGCAAGCAGGTGGCCGAGAGCCTGACCCGGTTGATGGGAGCCGACGTGCCCCTGCTCGGTCAGGTGCCGTTGGATCCCGCGCTGGTCGCCGCGGGCGACTCGGGCGTTCCACTGGTCCTCAGCGCTCCGGACTCGGTGGCCGCGAAGGAGTTGCGGTCCATCGCCGACGCGCTCACGACGCGCAAGCGCAGCCTCGCGGGCATGTCGCTGGGTCTGAACCCCGTCGGCCGTTAG
- a CDS encoding HNH endonuclease, with protein MFEGCSTVAAEATLVDRIAELEREKSAAAAEQAILTAELDVARRAREAAAGVPAAKRGKGLASEIALARRDSPNRGGRHLGFARALVHEMPHTLAALAAGALSEWRATLIVRESACLDLEDRHTLDARMCADQASLHGKGDRRIEADAKAIAYELDPHAVVDRAVRAESERTVTSRPAPDDMAYVTALLPMPQGVAVYAALRRAADTCGDGRGRGQVMADTLVERVTGRPAEVPVPVAVELVISDETLLGGDQSAARVAGYGPIPAAIACRLAADAAGDERSKATLRRLYRHPGSGALVAMESRARLFPKGLARYIAVRDDTCRTPYCDAPIRHTDHTVDHVARGPTNEPNGRGTCEACNYTKQADGWRATTRREDDGTHTCEVITPTGARHRSNAPPLPGWRGRRSSSVEIVFADVLAWKDAA; from the coding sequence ATGTTCGAAGGATGCTCCACCGTCGCCGCTGAGGCCACGCTGGTCGACCGCATCGCCGAGCTGGAACGGGAGAAGTCCGCCGCAGCCGCCGAGCAGGCGATACTCACCGCCGAGCTCGATGTCGCACGCCGGGCGCGGGAGGCGGCGGCGGGGGTGCCAGCGGCCAAGCGCGGTAAGGGTCTGGCCAGTGAGATCGCCCTGGCGCGGCGTGATTCGCCGAACCGGGGTGGCCGACATCTCGGGTTCGCCCGGGCGCTGGTGCACGAGATGCCCCATACCTTGGCGGCGTTGGCGGCCGGGGCGCTCTCGGAGTGGCGGGCCACGCTGATCGTGCGGGAGTCGGCGTGCCTGGACCTCGAGGACCGGCACACCCTCGACGCCCGGATGTGCGCCGACCAGGCGTCCCTGCACGGCAAGGGTGACCGGCGGATCGAAGCCGACGCCAAGGCCATCGCCTACGAGCTGGACCCGCATGCCGTCGTGGACCGGGCGGTGCGCGCGGAATCCGAGCGCACCGTGACCAGCCGACCCGCCCCCGACGACATGGCCTACGTGACCGCGCTGTTGCCGATGCCCCAAGGGGTGGCGGTCTATGCCGCCCTGCGCCGGGCCGCTGACACCTGCGGCGACGGCCGCGGCCGCGGGCAGGTGATGGCCGACACCCTGGTCGAACGGGTCACCGGGCGCCCCGCCGAGGTGCCGGTGCCGGTCGCGGTCGAGCTGGTCATCAGCGACGAGACCCTGCTCGGCGGTGACCAATCGGCGGCCCGGGTGGCTGGATACGGGCCCATCCCGGCGGCGATCGCCTGTCGTCTGGCCGCTGACGCTGCCGGCGACGAACGGTCGAAGGCCACTTTGCGCCGCCTGTACCGTCATCCCGGATCGGGCGCACTGGTGGCGATGGAGTCCCGGGCCCGGTTGTTCCCCAAGGGGTTGGCTCGCTACATCGCCGTGCGCGACGACACCTGCCGCACCCCGTACTGCGATGCCCCGATCCGCCACACCGACCACACCGTCGATCACGTTGCGCGCGGGCCCACCAATGAGCCCAATGGGCGCGGCACCTGCGAGGCGTGCAACTACACCAAACAGGCCGACGGCTGGCGTGCCACTACCCGGCGCGAGGACGACGGCACCCACACCTGTGAAGTCATCACCCCCACCGGCGCACGCCACCGCTCCAACGCTCCGCCACTCCCCGGCTGGCGGGGCCGCCGGTCGAGCAGCGTGGAAATCGTCTTCGCCGATGTGTTGGCGTGGAAAGACGCCGCCTGA
- a CDS encoding ABC transporter permease yields MTVLDRPRHPAHQAPPRGSVLSGTVGLLRLDLRRDRIVLPAWVLLLSIPLGTVYVGSIAAVYPTEADRASFAATIMASPAQRALYGNVYGDSLGATGIWKAGMFHVLIAVAVILTVIRHTRADEESGRTELIDSTAVGRYASLTAAILLAGGASIATGLIGTASLLPLDVPASGSLAFGLALAGTGLVFTAVAAVTAQLSPSARFARGAAFGALATAFTLRAVGDAGSRAELLSWSSPLGWSLQVRPYAGDRFWVVLLHVALTAVLLVVAYRLLARRDVGAGMFAERPGAPRAGSTLRGVMTLAWRLDRGSLLLWTVGLSLYGLLIGSVVNGVGGQIGDSQSALDMVARLGGTDQLEQAFIAIAFGMLGMVAAAFAISLTLRLFQEETSQRAETLLAGAVSRSRWLASHLAFAIGGTAFAMLLAGLVAGLTYGAAAGDVTGKLAVVLVTAAVQLPAVWLLVAITVALFGLLPRFTPAAWGVLVAFIAVYLLGSLSNSPQWLLDLEPFAHVPHVGLGRVDSTPLWWLLGLDAALIALGAIAFRRRDLR; encoded by the coding sequence ATGACCGTTCTGGACCGCCCCCGCCACCCCGCGCACCAGGCTCCGCCACGCGGCTCCGTCTTGTCGGGAACCGTTGGGCTGCTTCGCCTCGACCTCAGGCGAGACCGAATCGTCCTCCCCGCGTGGGTGCTGCTGCTGTCCATCCCGCTGGGAACGGTGTACGTCGGCAGCATCGCCGCCGTCTATCCCACCGAGGCGGACCGGGCGTCGTTCGCCGCGACGATCATGGCCAGCCCCGCCCAGCGCGCGCTGTACGGAAATGTCTACGGCGACAGTCTCGGCGCCACTGGCATCTGGAAGGCCGGCATGTTCCACGTGCTGATCGCCGTGGCCGTGATCCTGACCGTCATCCGGCACACCAGGGCCGACGAGGAATCCGGTCGCACGGAGCTGATCGACTCGACGGCGGTCGGCCGCTATGCCAGCCTGACTGCGGCGATACTGCTCGCCGGTGGTGCGTCGATCGCAACCGGACTCATCGGCACCGCCAGCCTGCTCCCTCTGGACGTGCCAGCCTCTGGATCATTGGCGTTCGGTCTCGCACTGGCGGGCACGGGCCTGGTGTTCACCGCAGTCGCCGCCGTGACCGCTCAGCTGTCGCCCAGCGCGCGATTCGCCCGCGGTGCCGCATTCGGTGCGCTGGCAACGGCATTCACGCTGCGTGCCGTCGGGGATGCCGGCTCGAGAGCCGAGCTTCTGTCGTGGTCGTCACCGTTGGGGTGGTCGCTGCAGGTGCGACCGTACGCTGGCGACAGGTTCTGGGTAGTGCTGCTGCACGTCGCCTTGACGGCGGTCCTGCTCGTCGTCGCCTATCGGTTGTTGGCCCGCCGCGACGTCGGGGCAGGCATGTTCGCCGAGCGCCCGGGTGCGCCGCGGGCCGGATCGACGCTGCGCGGGGTGATGACGTTGGCGTGGCGGCTGGACCGTGGTTCGCTGCTGCTCTGGACGGTGGGCCTGAGTCTCTACGGCCTGCTGATCGGCAGCGTGGTCAACGGTGTCGGAGGTCAGATCGGCGACAGCCAGTCGGCCCTGGACATGGTGGCGAGGCTGGGCGGTACCGATCAGCTGGAGCAGGCCTTCATCGCGATTGCCTTCGGGATGTTGGGCATGGTGGCGGCGGCGTTCGCCATCTCGTTGACGCTGCGACTCTTCCAGGAGGAGACGAGCCAACGGGCCGAGACGCTACTTGCCGGTGCGGTCAGTCGAAGTCGTTGGCTGGCAAGTCATCTGGCGTTCGCCATCGGTGGCACGGCCTTCGCGATGCTGCTTGCCGGCCTGGTGGCCGGACTGACCTACGGCGCAGCCGCAGGCGACGTCACGGGCAAGCTCGCGGTCGTACTGGTAACGGCCGCCGTGCAGCTGCCCGCCGTCTGGCTGCTGGTCGCCATCACGGTGGCCCTGTTCGGGCTCCTCCCCCGCTTCACACCCGCCGCGTGGGGTGTCCTCGTTGCGTTCATCGCGGTGTATCTGCTGGGCTCGTTGTCGAACTCGCCGCAGTGGCTGCTGGACCTCGAGCCGTTCGCACATGTCCCGCACGTCGGCCTCGGTCGCGTCGACTCGACCCCACTCTGGTGGCTCCTTGGACTCGACGCCGCCTTGATCGCACTGGGCGCCATCGCCTTTCGTCGTCGCGATCTGCGCTGA
- the sigE gene encoding RNA polymerase sigma factor SigE encodes MAYGGSWEPGNIHGGDSVSASVERGITPAVRAIDLEDPTTTTSTSPVFMAHFEHAGDGDWVQPSEELSGTAVFDATGDKSSMPSWDELVRQHADRVYRLAYRLSGNQHDAEDLTQETFIRVFRSVQNYQPGTFEGWLHRITTNLFLDMVRRRSRIRMEALPEDYDRVPAEDPNPEQIYHDARLGPDLQAALDSLPPEFRAAVVLCDIEGLSYEEIGATLGVKLGTVRSRIHRGRQALREYLANHPDAYAEGTARTA; translated from the coding sequence ATGGCATATGGCGGAAGCTGGGAACCCGGGAATATCCACGGTGGCGATTCAGTTTCCGCGAGTGTGGAACGGGGAATCACCCCCGCAGTCCGCGCAATCGATCTGGAGGATCCGACGACCACCACGAGCACGTCACCCGTCTTCATGGCGCACTTCGAGCATGCCGGCGACGGTGACTGGGTGCAGCCCTCGGAGGAACTGTCCGGCACAGCGGTCTTCGACGCCACGGGCGACAAGTCCTCCATGCCCTCGTGGGACGAACTGGTCCGTCAGCACGCTGACCGCGTGTATCGCCTGGCCTACCGGCTTTCGGGCAACCAGCACGACGCCGAGGATCTCACGCAGGAGACCTTCATCCGGGTCTTCCGGTCGGTGCAGAACTACCAGCCCGGCACGTTCGAGGGCTGGCTTCATCGCATCACGACCAACCTGTTCCTGGACATGGTCCGGCGTCGCAGCCGCATCCGCATGGAGGCACTCCCGGAGGATTACGACCGCGTTCCCGCTGAGGACCCGAATCCCGAGCAGATCTATCACGACGCCCGACTGGGTCCTGACTTGCAGGCGGCATTGGACTCGCTGCCCCCGGAGTTCCGGGCCGCGGTCGTGCTGTGCGATATCGAGGGCCTGTCGTACGAGGAGATCGGCGCCACCCTGGGCGTGAAGCTGGGCACCGTGCGCAGCCGCATCCACCGTGGCAGGCAGGCGCTGCGCGAATATCTGGCAAATCACCCGGATGCCTATGCGGAGGGCACGGCAAGAACCGCCTGA